In the Rhipicephalus microplus isolate Deutch F79 unplaced genomic scaffold, USDA_Rmic scaffold_102, whole genome shotgun sequence genome, gcgagtcaaacgttttctaacgatagaagtgcgagggttatgttaggttgagttatgttagtttaagctaggcagcatcgtgaaaccaccaaaaacgacgtcatctaacgagatagtgtggttttattgcatgtacgaaactgcaataggtgaaatgttgtgaaagcacataaaacggcatgaacaagccagatactgcgtgttgtaccgttacaagtgagaaactgctatattgtgatattctcgttaaagcgcatgcaagcatcgtgaaaccttaaagaacgatgtcatttagcgagatacagcgttctgtactgcaataagttggtgaaaaactgtgcggttatgcaaatatcgtaattgtgaacgaaacagtgttatagagcgtttttagataaagtgcgaatgttaggctaggttaggatatgaaccgtcgtaaaaccgcattaaacaatgtcacttagtgagatgcagtgtttttcacgattacaagccgggaaatgcgatatctaatgtgaaagcgcataaaaccgtcgtaatgttgtagagagcattgtaaagtagcgagtaaaacgttttctaacgatagacgtgcgaaggatatgttaggttgagttatgttagtttaagctaggtagcgtcgtgaaaccaccaaaaaggacgtcatctaacgagattgtgttgttttattgcgactacgaaactgcgataggtgaaatattgtgaaaggacacgaaatggcatgaactagccaggtactgcgtgttgtaccgttacaagtgcgaaactgctatattgtgatattctcgttaaagcgcatgcaagcatcgtgaaaccttaaagaacgatgtcatttagcgagatacagcgttctgtactgcaataagttggtcaaaaactgtgaggtcatgcaaatatcttaaatatgaacgaaagagtgtaatagagcgtttttagatacaagtgcgaatgttaggttagaataagatatgaaccgtcgtaaaaccgcattaaacaatgtcacttagtgagatgcagtgtttttcatcattacaagtcgggaactgcgatatctaatgagaaagcgcataagaccgacgtaatgttgtagagagcattgtaatgtagcgagtaaaacgttttctaacgatagaagtgcgaaggatatgttaggttgttatgttagtttaagctaggtagcgtcgtgaaaccaccaaaaaggacgtcatctaacgagattgtgttgttttattgcatgtacgaaactgcaataggtgcaatgttgtgaaagcacacaaaccggcatgaacgagccaaatactgcgtaatgtaccgttacaagtgcgaaactgctatattgtgatattctcgttaaagcgcatgcaagcatcgtgaaaccttgaagaacgatgtcatttagcgagataccgcattctgtactgcaataagttggtgaaaaactgtgcggttatgcaaatatcgtaattgtgaacgaaacagtgttatagagcgtttttagataaagtgcgaatgttaggctcggttaggatatgaaccgtcgtaaaaccgcattaaacaatgtcacttagtgtaatgcagtgtttttcaccattacaagtcgagaactgcgatatctattgtgaaagcgcttgaaaccgtcgtaatgttgtagaaagcaatgtagaatagcgagtcaaacgttttctaacgatagaagtgcgaaggttatgttaggttgagttatgttagtttaagctaggcagcatcgtgaaaccaccaaaaacgacgtcatctaacgagatagtgttgttttattgcatgtacgaaactgcaataggtgaaatgttgtgaaagcacataaaacggcatgaacaagccagatactgcgtgttgtaccgttacaagtgagaaactgctatattgtgatattctcgttaaagcgcatgcaagcatcgtgtaacctcaaagaacgatgtcatatagccagatacagcgttctgtactgcaataagttggtgaaaaactgtgcggttatgcaaatatcgtaattgtgaacgaaacagtgtaatagagcgtttttagataaagtgcgaatgttaggctaggttaggatatgaaccgtcgtaaaaccgcattaaacaatgtcacttagtgaaatgcagtgtttttcaccattacaagtcgggaattgcgatatctattgtgaaagcgcttgcaaccgtcgttaggttgggttgatttgggttgggttggtttgggttggtttgggttgggttgggttgggttaggttagggtaggttgggttgcgttaggtaaggttaggttagcttatgttaggatggttaggttaggttaggttaagttaggttaggtaaggttaggttaggttaggttaagatatgaaccgtcgtaaaacagcattaaacaatgtcacttagtgagatgcagtgtttttcaccattacaagtcgggaactgtgatatctattgtgaaagcgcttgaaaccgtcgtaatgttgtagaaagcaatgtagaatagcgagtcaaacgttttctaacgatagaagtgcgagggttatgttaggttgagttatgttagtttaagctaggtagcgtcgtgaaaccaccaaaaaggacgtcatctaacgagattgtgttgttttattgcgactacgaaactgcgataggtgaaatattgtgaaaggacacgaaatggcatgaactagccaggtactgcgtgttgtaccgttacaagtgcgaaactgctatattgtgatattctcgttaaagcgcatgcaagcatcgtgaaaccttaaagaacgatgtcatttagcgagatacagcgttctgtactgcaataagttggtcaaaaactgtgaggtcatgcaaatatcttaaatatgaacgaaagagtgtaatagagcgtttttagatacaagtgcgaatgttaggttagaataagatatgaaccgtcgtaaaaccgcattaaacaatgtcacttagtgagatgcagtgtttttcaccattacaagtcgggaactgcgatatctaatgagaaagcgcataagaccgacgtaatgttgtagagagcattgtaatgtagcgagtaaaacgttttctaacgatagaagtgcgaaggatatgttaggttgttatgttagtttaagctaggtagcgtcgtgaaaccaccaaaaaggacgtcatctaacgagattgtgttgttttattgcatgtacgaaactgcaataggtgcaatgttgtgaaagcacacaaaccggcatgaacgagccaaatactgcgtaatgtaccgttacaagtgcgaaactgctatattgtgatattctcgttaaagcgcatgcaagcatcgtgaaaccttgaagaacgatgtcatttagcgagataccgcattctgtactgcaataagttggtgaaacactgtgaggttatgcatatatcgtaattgtgaacgaaacagtgtaatagagcgttttagatcaagtgcgaatgttaggttaggttaagatatgaaccgtcgtaaaaccgcattaaacaatgtcacttagtgaaatgcagtgtttttcaccattacaagtcgagaactgcgatatctattgtgaaagcgcttgcaaccgtcgttaggttgggttgggttgcgttaggtttggttaggttaggttatgttaggatggttaggttaggttaggttaagttaggtaaggttaggttatgttaatatatgaaccgtcgtaaaacagcattaaacaatgtcactaagtgagatgcagtgtttttcaccattacaagtcgggaactgcgatatctaatgagaaagcgcataagaccgacgtaatgttgtagagagcattgtaatgtagcgagtaaaacgttttctaacgatagaagtgcgaaggatatgttaggttgagttatgttagtttaagctaggtagcgtcgtgaaaccaccaaaaaggacgtcatctaacgagattgtgttgttttattgcatgtacgaaactgcaataggtgcaatgttgtgaaagcacacaaaccggcatgaacgagccaaatactgcgtaatgtaccgttacaagtgcgaaactgctatattgtgatattctcgttaaagcgcatgcaagcatcgtgaaaccttgaagaacgatgtcatttagccagatacagcgttctgtactgcaataagttggtgaaaaactgtgcggttatgcaaatatcgtaattgtgaacgaaacagtgttatagagcgtttttagataaagtgcgaatgttaggctaggttaggatatgaaccgtcgtaaaaccgcattaaacaatgtcacttagtgaaatgcagtgtttttcaccattacaagtcgggaattgcgatatatattgtgaaagcgcttgcaaccgtcgttaggttgggttgggttgggttgggttgatttgggttgggttggtttgggttgggttgggttgggttgggttaggttagggtaagttgggttgcgttagggtaggttaggttaggttatgttaggatggttaggttaggttaggttaagttaggttaggttaagttaggttaggttaggtaaggttaggttaggttaggttaagatatgaaccgtcgtaaaacagcattaaacaatgttacttagtgagatgcagtgtttttcaccattacaagtcgggaactgcgatatctaatgtgaaagcgcttgaaaccgtcgtaatgttgtagaaagcaatagagagcagcgagtcaaacgttttctaacgatagaagtgcgaaggttatgttaggttgagttgtttaagctaggcagcgtcgtgaaaccaccaaaaaggacgtcatcgaacgagattgtgttgttttattgcatgtacgaaactgcaataagtgaaatgtggtgaaagcacacaaaccggcatgaacaagccagatactgcgtgttgtaccgttacaagtgagaaactgctatattgtgatattgtcgttaaagcgcatgcaagcatcgtgaaacctaaagaacgatgtcatttagcgagatacagcgttctgtactgcaataggttggtgaaaaactgtgcggttatgcatatatcgtaattgtgaacgaaacagtgtaatagagcgttttagatcaagtgcgaatgttaggttaggttaagatatgaaccgtcgtaaaaccgcattaaacaatgtcacttagtgaaatgcagtgtttttcaccattacaagtcgagaactgcgatatctattgtgaaagcgcttgcaaccgtcgttaggttgggttgggttgcgttaggttaggttaggttaggttatgttaggatggttaggttaggttaggttaagttaggtaaggttaggttaggttaatatatgaaccgtcgtaaaacagcattaaacaatgtcacttagtgagatgcagtgttttttaccattacaagtcgggaactgcgatatctaatgtgaaagcgcttgaaaccgtcgtaatgttgtagaaagcaatgtagaatagcgagtcaaacgttttctaacgatagaagtgcgaaggttatgttaggttgagttatgttagtttaagctaggcagcatcgtgaaaccaccaaaaacgacgtcatctaacgagatagtgttgttttattgcatgtacgaaactgcaataggtgaaatgttgtgaaagcacataaaacggcatgaacaagccagatactgcatgttgtaccgttacaagtgagaaactgctatattgtgatattctcgttaaagcgcatgcaagcatagtgtaacctcaaagaacgatgtcatttagccagatacagcgttctgtactgcaataagttggtgaaaaactgtgcggttatgcaaatatcgtaattgtgaacgaaacagtgttatagagcgtttttagataaagtgcgaatgttaggctaggttaggatatgaaccgtcgtaaaaccgcattaaacaatgtcacttagtgaaatgcagtgtttttcaccattacaagtcgggaattgcgatatctattgtgaaagcgcttgcaaccgtcgttaggttgggttgggttgggttgggttgatttgggttgggttggtttgggttgggttgggttgggttgggttaggttagggtaggttgggttgcgttaggttaggttaggttatgttaggatggttaggttaggttaagttaggttaggtaaggttaggttaggttaggttaagatatgaaccgtcgtaaaacagcattaaacaatgtcacttagtgagatgcagtgtttttcaccattacaagctgggaactgcgatatctaatgtgaaagcgcataaaactttcgtaatgttgtagagagcattgtaaagtagcgagtaaaacgttttctaacgatagacgtgcgaaggataggttaggttgagttatgttactttaggctaggtagcatcgtgaaaccacaaaaaaggacatctaacgagatagtgttgttttattgcatgtacgaaactgcaataggtgaaatgttgtgaaagcacataaaacggcatgaacaagccagatactgcgtgttgtaccgttacaagtgagaaactgctatatggtgatattctcggtaaagcgcatgcaagcatcgtgtaacctcaaagaacgatgtcatttagcgtgtATCCACACGACGGACCAAATCCGTCTTTTCCGCggcggacggcgcgtcacgtgaccccACGTCACGGATTTCCGCCATCCGTGCCGCGTCCGCGGACGTCGCGGACGGAAAATGCCACGctctttttcgcaaacggattCCCGCGGAAAAACACGACAAATTTAGCGGAGGACGCCAATACTAGTGTGGCAACAAGCGCTTATTTTTCTGTTTCTCGTGTGGTTTCGTAAATTTAGCCGACGAAGTTATAAGGGTCTGGCAacaggcacgttttttttttctgctcgtcTTGTTTGGGTTTTTGCGTGGGAAGTACGTTCGACGCACACTACCGCAAACAACTCCAACTATGAACTTGAGCGACGACGCAACTTTTTTTCTGCTGCGCCTTGTTGAGCAGTTCCCCGCATTGTGGGATATGACACTCGCCGAGTACGCGGACACAACAGTGAAGGAGAGTATATGGGAACGCATAGCGAAGGAAATGAACGAGGAGTGGCCTGCGTACGGGCCGTACGATGCCAGTAAGTACCATTTATATTTACTCTCTATGTTTTGCGTTATTATATGGGTGGGTTTCGTGATAATAACCTTCTGGAATGTACCTGTTATGCATGACGTGGGGCACATTGGTGTCTACAAGTGACGGCCGTGGTCAGCGCATTCCCAAGCATGCTACCGTGCCGGAGGCAGGGCTGCTCAATAAAAATGCATTTTAATCAAGGAATCGGCGCGAAATTCAAGAACAGTGTTAATGGCGACGAGTCCGCCAAACGTTGCTTGTGATGCGTAAGCTTGCGGTAAAACTGAAAACATTCACTGCAGTATTCGTTAGAGCACCAGCCACGTTTTTTCAGCATAATGTGTTGTGATGGTGATTGACCGAAACTGCATGGTGTAAATCGTACTTataatcacccccccccctctgttttgttcttttttttttacagaagccCTTCGGCGCTTCTTTGACAATAAGAGACGCACATACCGGttggagaagaagaaagtagaaTCCACAAAGAGTGGAATGCCAAGCTCGGACGTTTATAAAGGTCGCTGGCGCTTTTATAATTCACTCAGGTTTTTGGATGCTTCAAAAGTGACCTGTTGGCGTTCTGTGAGCACTGATGCATGCCAAGCTGCGGCGGAGACCATGAAGGTAAACTGCCCTTGTTTTTCGTATTTGTGATGAAGCCTTCTTGTGCCGCGTAAATTTTTACAATATgtattttttattacttagcACTTTCTTATACAGCCTTACAACCTTTTCAATGCTTGAACACACACCAAAATAATTCTACATTAAGATTAGTTGCTTGGTGTGCTGAATTATTCAAACGTCGTTTCTATATTTAAATTAGATATGACCAAAAATTGTTGACACTGAAGTTTGAATCTTGCGCTCTAATTACGCCAAATCACGAATAATGTACCATTGCTTTTACGTGGTTGTAATACAGATTGTAATCGGAATAGATACGCAGATGTGTGTCTGCAAAGCATTACATTTTGGAATTGCGAGAGACTTTGTGCGCCATTTTGTGTCTTGCAGGTACGACCAGACATTGATGATCCTTCACAAACCTCAGACGATGCAGCTGCAGCGACTGACGACCAAAACATTACCGTGGACGACCCAATTGCGGGCAAGGCACTCTCTGCAATGTCCCGCCAAGGAACACAGAAGAAAAGGCGCCGATCTCCCCATCGTTTAGATGAAATATTGGCCCAACGGCAAACTGTGTTGGAAAAAATAGCTGCAAGCGTAGGCCAACCAGCGAGTACCACACAGCAGGAAGATGATATCGACTATTTTGGTAAAGTTGTTGCTGCACACATGCGCGAGGTTCCGAAGGATAAGCTGATCCCATGCCAGAAGGCTATCTTAAGCGCACTTGAAATCTACATCAACAAAAGCGAGTAAGAAAGCTCAACAGATCTCATTTAATATTGCCAGTTAATAAATCGTTGCTTACCTCCAGCATTGTTGTCAGTGTGAATGAAACTCAGTTTTAAGTAAATATCCGTAATTTGAAATGCCATTCATATGACAGCGTATACAAGATCTCGCCCTTCAACTAAACAAACCgcattttatttttcaacaactttATTTTATGACAACGCATGTGCATCTTGCACTATCTTTGCGTAATCTTATGGCCTTCTGTATACATCGGCCTCCAAGTGGGCTGACGTACGCTGCCATGACACAGCACCCCTGCCATTCAAAAATTCGCATAGGCTGTCACGTACGGCGGAGCCAACAGCACTTACTCGTCCGCGAGAATAAGGCTGTGTAGAGAACAGAGTTGCAGTAGGCGTTGTGTCGGCACACGAGTCAGCTGCGTTCAATTCATTGGCGAGGAAGTTGTGCAATACGCATGCTGCATTCACCATTGATGTCACCCGTTTTGGCTCAGCGTCAATCACGGTGTGCAGAAATCTAAACCTATTCGCAAGTATTCCAAAGGTGCTCTCAACTACACGCCGAGCCCTGGATAACCTGTAAAGCATTAAAAAAAGTAAGATATAATTTTATACACTTTACACCACTGAGAAGATAGTAGCATGCTAATGTGTGCTGCAAATCTGGGTTAGCGCACCTTCGATTAAACGGTTAAATATCACATAGTGCTGTTTCAGTAGTGACATAAATTACCTGTAATTAAATATTCTCTTCTCTTCTGATAACGAACGTTCCCCAAACGGTTTCATCAAGTTTCTTCCAAGAGGAAACGCGTCATCACCGACGAAAACTGGTGGCAAGTACAGATCAGGCAAGCTTCCCACCTTGACCAGTTCCGGAAGACCAGCCGACATGTTtgacaagtgtgcttgcagaggCGTAGTTTGCCAGACGCCCGCATCTCCCTGTGACCCTGGCGCACCAACATCCGTGTACAAAAATTTGTAGTTCGCATCGACCACGGCAAACAGTATAATGCTAAAGCTCTTCTTGTAGTTTCTGTAAACTGTTCCCGTGTTTGCTGGCTTAGTAATTATCACATGCTTTCCATCCATCGCTCCAACGCAGTTTGGAAAGTTCCAGTTTCTACTGAAACCAGCAACGACGTCTCTCCACTCATCCTCGGTGCTTGGAGTTTTGAGAAATTCATTCTTCAGCTCTTCATAAATTACATTACATGTTTCATGGATGATATCATTTACAGTCGAGTGGCCCAGACGAAATTGGCGACT is a window encoding:
- the LOC119179742 gene encoding uncharacterized protein LOC119179742 — encoded protein: MNLSDDATFFLLRLVEQFPALWDMTLAEYADTTVKESIWERIAKEMNEEWPAYGPYDAKALRRFFDNKRRTYRLEKKKVESTKSGMPSSDVYKGRWRFYNSLRFLDASKVTCWRSVSTDACQAAAETMKVRPDIDDPSQTSDDAAAATDDQNITVDDPIAGKALSAMSRQGTQKKRRRSPHRLDEILAQRQTVLEKIAASVGQPASTTQQEDDIDYFGKVVAAHMREVPKDKLIPCQKAILSALEIYINKSE